In a genomic window of ANME-2 cluster archaeon:
- a CDS encoding dihydrolipoyl dehydrogenase, translating into MKQYDLIVIGTGSAMNIIGSLLQVNPEWKIAVIDKDEPGGICLTRGCIPSKLLLYPAELIREIGTAGTFGIDVEIKNIDFGNVMERMRTHISESVDMIRKGLSDDKNIEYYPEVAQFVAPYTLKVGSETITSKMIFLCTGSKTLVPPVKGLDTVSYLTSDTVLAMTALPESIVIIGGGYIAAEYGHFFSAMGSKVTIIGRNPQFIPEEEPEVSALAKKVMSGYLDLVTDHEVIEVTTGADGLKKVIAKDRTSGKEVIVDAHEVLVATGRGPNTDILHPEKGGIKTDGNGWIVVNEYLETTQPNIWAFGDANGKYLFKHVANYESSLVYYNAVLGKKVKADYHAVPHAVFSYPEIASVGLREKEAIDTLGEDRVLIGFQRYEDTAKGMAMNAKDYFVKVIVEVHTYRILGAHIIGPHASVLIHEIISLMYTPQQSAHPILDGMDIHPALNEVVSRAFYSLMPAAHYHHSH; encoded by the coding sequence ATGAAACAGTATGATCTTATCGTAATTGGAACTGGTTCTGCAATGAACATTATTGGTTCGCTACTACAGGTGAATCCTGAATGGAAAATTGCAGTTATCGATAAGGATGAACCAGGTGGGATATGCCTTACGCGGGGTTGCATACCATCAAAATTACTTCTCTATCCGGCAGAGCTCATACGGGAGATAGGGACTGCCGGTACCTTTGGCATTGATGTGGAAATAAAGAACATTGATTTTGGGAATGTAATGGAAAGGATGAGGACCCATATATCAGAAAGCGTCGATATGATACGCAAGGGACTCTCAGATGATAAGAACATAGAGTATTATCCCGAAGTTGCACAATTCGTTGCTCCCTATACATTAAAAGTCGGCAGCGAGACCATCACTTCAAAAATGATATTTCTCTGCACCGGTTCAAAGACCCTGGTACCCCCGGTAAAGGGATTGGATACGGTATCCTATCTTACAAGCGATACGGTGCTTGCCATGACCGCTCTCCCTGAGAGTATTGTGATCATAGGTGGCGGATACATTGCAGCCGAGTACGGTCATTTCTTTTCTGCTATGGGTTCAAAGGTAACTATCATAGGGAGGAATCCCCAGTTCATTCCCGAAGAAGAACCAGAGGTTTCAGCACTGGCGAAGAAAGTAATGTCAGGATATCTTGACCTGGTCACAGACCATGAAGTCATCGAGGTTACCACGGGTGCTGACGGTTTGAAAAAGGTTATTGCAAAGGACAGGACCAGCGGTAAGGAGGTCATAGTGGATGCACATGAGGTCCTCGTTGCGACCGGCAGGGGACCCAATACCGATATCCTGCATCCTGAAAAGGGAGGAATAAAAACTGATGGTAATGGATGGATAGTGGTGAACGAATACCTTGAGACCACACAGCCAAACATCTGGGCGTTCGGAGATGCCAATGGAAAATACCTGTTCAAACATGTTGCCAACTATGAATCATCTCTCGTTTATTATAATGCAGTATTGGGGAAAAAAGTAAAGGCAGACTACCATGCAGTACCCCACGCGGTTTTTTCATATCCAGAAATTGCCAGCGTGGGATTAAGGGAAAAAGAGGCCATTGATACGCTGGGTGAGGACAGGGTACTCATCGGTTTTCAACGATATGAGGATACTGCCAAAGGTATGGCGATGAACGCGAAGGATTATTTTGTCAAGGTCATTGTGGAGGTGCACACGTACAGGATATTAGGGGCACATATCATTGGCCCGCATGCTTCTGTCCTGATCCATGAGATAATATCTCTTATGTACACTCCCCAGCAGAGTGCACATCCCATTCTGGATGGAATGGATATCCATCCGGCACTGAACGAAGTAGTGTCACGGGCATTCTACTCGCTCATGCCGGCTGCACATTATCATCACAGCCATTGA
- a CDS encoding FTR1 family protein — MFREGLETVLFLGAAALGAERSTDVLLGGVAGLAVSLVVTYALFKSTVNLEIRVFFKVTSVFLILFAAGLTAHGVHELQEAAVVPVIVEHVWDTNGILDENSTAGSLARSLLGYNGNPSLLEVLSYAGYYLAAYLFYRYTTRKDTSSG; from the coding sequence GTGTTCAGGGAAGGCTTGGAAACCGTACTGTTCCTCGGAGCAGCAGCCCTGGGAGCAGAGCGCAGCACTGACGTGCTCCTTGGCGGTGTTGCCGGACTTGCGGTGTCACTGGTCGTTACCTATGCACTATTCAAGTCTACCGTGAACCTTGAGATAAGGGTATTCTTCAAGGTGACCAGTGTTTTCCTGATATTGTTCGCAGCAGGCCTGACCGCCCATGGAGTTCATGAACTCCAGGAAGCTGCAGTTGTTCCTGTAATTGTCGAACATGTGTGGGATACCAACGGCATACTGGACGAGAATAGTACTGCCGGCAGCCTGGCCAGGAGCTTGCTGGGATACAATGGCAATCCCTCCCTGCTCGAAGTACTCTCCTATGCAGGGTATTACCTGGCCGCGTACCTGTTCTACCGTTACACGACCAGGAAAGATACGAGCTCGGGGTAA
- a CDS encoding FTR1 family protein — protein sequence MIPSFIITFREGLEAFLIVGIILAYLTRTQQEQLKKYVYYGTFAAIVASLLAAAAFNMLAIQFAGRNEELFEGIVMLLAAAVLTSMIIWMLKESAHIKGDI from the coding sequence ATGATACCAAGTTTTATAATAACATTCAGAGAAGGTCTGGAAGCCTTCCTGATAGTGGGAATTATCCTGGCCTACTTAACCCGGACCCAACAGGAACAATTGAAGAAATATGTCTATTATGGCACATTCGCCGCAATCGTTGCCAGCCTGTTGGCAGCGGCAGCCTTTAACATGCTGGCAATACAGTTCGCAGGCCGGAACGAAGAACTGTTCGAAGGTATAGTCATGCTGCTGGCCGCTGCTGTACTGACCAGTATGATCATCTGGATGCTCAAGGAATCAGCACACATCAAGGGTGACATTTAG
- a CDS encoding MFS transporter, protein MKLNSIQFFTNTSIMMSMLFIPLLAGDMGANYTQVGIIMSVYGACLFVSSSFFSKVADTWDIKKMLLVGLACSAVAYSLQLFAYDPLSLAIIRGVLGICVGMYPAALIMHVYGLKRSIGKFSSFGALGWAAGFFGAGIIGDYAPIFVVSSLMLLISFMLAAKMPNVNVQRVKVDYFSIATIKNNWNIYLTFFLRHTGAVGCWTIFPLYLVSLGADKFWIGILYSINPLMQFFMMRRMDGLNMERIVKIGYMLSVAAFLSLLPASTYFHIIPAMFLVALSWSFLLVGSTELLLQRNTDKATAAGYLNSVISLSMITGALFGGVVSNVWGFNAVFIGAAGLSLVSLAISGTTISQPR, encoded by the coding sequence ATGAAGCTCAACTCCATCCAGTTTTTCACGAACACATCTATAATGATGTCCATGTTGTTCATCCCCCTGCTGGCCGGGGATATGGGCGCGAACTACACCCAGGTGGGCATCATTATGAGCGTGTACGGCGCATGTCTCTTTGTCTCATCATCTTTTTTCAGCAAAGTTGCCGATACCTGGGATATCAAAAAAATGCTCCTTGTCGGACTTGCCTGTTCGGCAGTGGCGTATTCTCTCCAGCTGTTCGCTTATGACCCGCTCAGCCTGGCCATTATCAGGGGTGTGTTGGGAATTTGCGTAGGCATGTACCCGGCAGCTCTTATCATGCATGTTTACGGGCTCAAGCGCAGCATTGGCAAGTTCAGTTCCTTTGGCGCCCTTGGCTGGGCTGCAGGTTTTTTCGGAGCAGGTATTATCGGGGACTATGCTCCCATTTTCGTGGTCAGTTCGCTCATGCTGCTCATCTCATTTATGTTAGCAGCGAAAATGCCCAACGTGAACGTACAACGTGTCAAAGTGGATTATTTCTCAATAGCCACAATAAAGAATAACTGGAATATCTACCTGACCTTCTTTTTACGGCACACGGGAGCTGTTGGATGCTGGACTATATTTCCCCTATACCTGGTAAGCCTCGGTGCAGATAAATTCTGGATAGGTATCCTGTATTCCATTAACCCCCTGATGCAGTTTTTTATGATGCGCCGGATGGACGGCCTGAATATGGAGCGGATTGTAAAGATAGGGTATATGCTGTCGGTGGCCGCTTTTTTGAGCCTGCTTCCGGCTTCGACATATTTTCACATCATTCCCGCCATGTTCCTGGTAGCCCTTTCCTGGTCCTTCCTGCTTGTGGGCTCCACCGAACTGCTCCTGCAGCGCAACACGGATAAAGCCACAGCTGCAGGTTATCTCAATTCGGTCATCAGCCTTTCCATGATAACGGGAGCTCTCTTTGGCGGTGTGGTGTCCAATGTATGGGGATTCAATGCCGTGTTCATTGGCGCAGCAGGGCTGAGCCTGGTAAGCCTTGCAATATCGGGTACCACTATCAGTCAACCTCGATGA